The genomic interval CTACCGGGTGGTCGCCGACACCGCCTCGTTCAACACCTCGTTCGCGGGCGTCGCACTCACCGCCGACTCGGGCGTGTCCTGGACGCTGCCCCGGCTGATCGGGCAGAGCCGCGCCGCCGATCTGCTGTTCTTCCCGCGGTCGGTCTCCGCGCAGGACGCGTACGAGCTGGGGATCGTCAACCGGGTCGTCCCCGCGGCCGAGCTGGCCGATGAGGCGGCGGCGGTGGCCCGGGCCCTGGCGGACGGTCCCACCGTGGCGTACGCGGCGCTGAAGGAGTCGATGGCGTACGGCGCCGGGCACACGCTCGCCGAGGCGCTGGAGAAGGAGGACGAACTCCAGACCCGGGCGGGCGCGTCGCAGGACCACACCATCGCGGTGGAGGCGTTCCTGGCCAAGGAGAAGCCGGTCTACCTCGGGAAGTAGCCGCGGCTCAGCGCGGCGCCGCCCCGCCGCCGCGCGCCACGCAGTCCGCGAGGTGGTCGTCGACCAGTCCGCAGGCCTGCATCAGCGCGTAGGCGGTGGTGGGGCCGACGAAGCGGATCGAGCGCTTCTTCAACGCCTTGGCGAGCGCGGTGGACTCCGGCGTGACGGCCGGGACGTCCGAGAGACCGCGCGGGGCGGGCCGGCCGGCCGGGTCGGGGGCGTAGGACCAGATCAGCTCGTCCAGCTCCCCCTCCGACCAGTCGGCGAGCACCTTGGCGTTGGCGAGGGTCGCGTCGACCTTGGCCTTGTTGCGGATGATCCCCGGGTCGGCCAGGAGCCGCTCCCGGTCGGCGTCGGTGAACTTCGCGACCGCCTCGATCCGGAAGCCCTCGAACGCGGTACGGAAGGTCTCGCGGCGGCGCAGGATCGTGATCCAGGAGAGCCCGGACTGGAAGGCCTCCAGACAGAGCCGTTCGAACAGGGCGTCGTCCCCGTGGACGGCCCGGCCCCACTCGTTGTCGTGGTAGGCGAGGTAGTCCTCGGCGGACAGGCCCCACGGGCAGCGCAGCCCGCCGTCGGGGGCGGCCAGGGCCGCGCCGCTCATCGCCCGTCCTCCTCGGCGCGGCCCGAGCTGTTCGCGTGGCCGCCCGGTTCCGCGGGCCGGTCGCCCGGCTGCTTGAAGAGGTCGGTGCCCGTCGTCACCGCTGCGGCCTGCACCCCGGCCAGGGCGGATTCCAGCTCGGCGATCCGGGCGTCGCGCTCGGCCAGCTCGGCGCCGAGCCGGGACAGCGCCTCGTCGACGTCCGCCATCCGGTAGCCGCGGGGGGCCATGGGCAGGCGCAGCGCCTCGATGTCCGCCCGGCCGACCGGGCGGGTCGCGGGCAGCGGATCGGTGAACCGGTCGGGCGGGACGTCCTGCAGCACGGCGCTCCCACCGCCTCCGACCACCGCGAGGGTGACCGCGGTGACGACCACGACCATCGTGAGCAGCAAGAACCAGAACACGCGCATCTCCCCGGGGGCGGAAACCTCGTCCGGCTCCGATCGTGCCATGCGGCACGGACAAGTCGGGGCCGGCCCGGTGAGGCCTTAGGGTCGCAAGCGGGCTATCTGAGGAGGAAACACGGGATGCGAAGCGGTGCACTCAGGCTGGGGCGGCGGGAGTTCGGTCCGCATGAGCCGGTGATCATGGCGATCGTGAACCGGACCCCGGACTCCTTCTACGACCAGGGCGCCACGTTCGGGGACGAGCCGGCGCTGGCCCGGGTCGAGCAGGCGGTGGCCGAGGGTGCCGCGATCATCGACATCGGCGGGGTGAAGGCGGGCCCCGGCGAGGAGGTGAGCGCCGAGGAGGAGGCGCGCCGCACGGTCGGGTTCGTCGCCGAGGTCCGCCGCCGCCACCCGTCCGTGGTGATCAGCGTGGACACCTGGCGGCACGACGTGGGCGAGGCGGTCTGCGAGGCCGGGGCCGATCTGCTGAACGACGCGTGGGGCGGGGTGGACCCGAAGCTGGCGGAGGTCGCCGCGCGGTACGGGGCGGGCCTCGTGTGCACGCACGCGGGCGGCGCGGAGCCGCGGACCCGGCCGCACCGGATCGCGTACGAGGACGTCATGGCGGACATCCTGCGGGTGACCGTGGGACTGGCCGAGCGGGCGGTGGAGCTCGGGGTGCGGCCGGACGGGATCATGATCGATCCGGGGCACGACTTCGGGAAGAACACCCGGCACTCGCTGGAGGCGACGCGGCGGCTCGGGGAGATGGCGGAGACCGGGTGGCCGGTGCTGGTGTCCCTGTCCAACAAGGACTTCGTGGGCGAGACGCTGGACCGGCCGGTGAAGGAGCGCGTCATCGGCACGCTGGCGACGACGGCGGTCTCGGCGTGGCTGGGGGCGCGGGTGTACCGGGTGCACGAGGTGGCGGAGACGCGGCAGGTCCTGGACATGGTGGCGTCCGTTGCCGGGCATCGGGCGCCGGCCGTGGCGCGGAGGGGGTTGGCGTAGGTCGCCGCCTGCCCGCGGCGGGCGGGGTCCGGGGGCGCTTGCCCCCGGGCCCCGCTTCTCAAGCGCCGGAGGGGCTGGAAAGGATGCCCTCAATCGCCGGGCGGGCTGGGTTCGGCCGGACTGGCCGACACGACGCCCTCAAGCGCCGGGCAGGCTCGAGGTGGCCGGATCGGCCGAAAAGATGCCCTCAAGCGCCGGGCGGGCTTGGGGTGGCCGGGCGGGCTAGGTATGGCCGGGCGGGCTGAGTGTGGCCGGCTCGACCCGGAGGTGCCCCCAGGTCGAAAGATGTCCTCAATCGCCGGACGGGCTTGAAGTGGCCGGGTCGGCTTGAGGTGGCCTGGCGGGCTCGGGGTGCCGGGGGCTGAGGTCAGCGGCCGACCTCCTTCGTGACCAGCGTCACCGCTTCCTCCACGTCGTCCGTCACGTGGAAGAGCAGCAGGTCCTTCTCCGAGGCCTTGCCCTGGGCCACCACCGTGTCGCGGAGCCAGTCGATCAGGCCGCCCCAGTAGGCCGTGCCGAACAGGACGATCGGGAAGCGGGTGACCTTGCCGGTCTGGACGAGGGTCAGCGCCTCGAAGAGTTCGTCCAGGGTGCCGAGGCCGCCGGGGAGGACCACGAAGCCCTGGGCGTACTTCACGAACATCGTCTTGCGGACGAAGAAGTAGCGGAAGTTGACGCCGATGTCGACGTGCGGGTTGAGGCCCGACTCGAAGGGCAGCTCGATGCCGAGGCCGACCGAGACGCCCTTCGCCTCCCGGGCTCCCTTGTTGGCGGCCTCCATCGCGCCCGGGCCGCCGCCGGTGATCACCGCGAAGCCCGCGTCGACCAGTGCCTTGCCGAGCTGGACGCCGGCCTCGTACTCCGGTGATCCGTCCGGGGTGCGGGCCGAGCCGAAGACGCTGATCGCGCTCGGCAGTTCGGCGAGTGCGCCGAAGCCCTCGACGAACTCCGACTGGATGCGCATCACCCGCCAGGGGTCGGTGTGCACCCACTCGGAGTCGCCCTCGGAGTCCAGCAGCCGCTGGTCGGTCGTGCCGGGCTGGACCTGCTCCCTGCGGCGCAGGACCGGGCCCAGCCACTGTTCCTCGGGGCTGACCGCTCCCTCGGGAACCTCCGCACCCTCGGGGATCCGTGCGTCTTCGGCGTTGCCCATGTTCCGCTCCCTCCACCGACCCGCGTCGCGCTGGGTCGTGTCGTACTGCGTACGGCCAGCGTAGATCGGCGGAGGTTACGTACGGGGGAATGCCGTGCGTCGGGCGGTCAGCCGGTCAGCCAGGAGCGCAGCCGGTCCTCGCAGTGGGTGATCTTCGCGACCGCCACGTGCTCGTCGCGCTTGTGGGCGTACATCGGGTCACCGGGTCCGTAGTTGACCGCGGGGACGCCGAGCGAGCCGAAGCGGGAGACGTCGGTCCAGCCGAACTTGGGCCGGGCGGTGCCGCCGACGGCGGTCATGAACGCCTGGGCGGCGGGGTGGGAGAGGCCGGGCATGGCGGCGCCGGAGTGGTCGTCGATGACGATCTCGGCCACGCCGCAGTCGGCGAAGACCTCGCGGACGTGGGCGACGGCCTCCTCCTCGGTGCGGTCCGGGGCGTATCGGTAGTTGACGACGACGGTGCAGGCGTCCGGGATGACGTTGGTGGCGACGCCGCCCTCGATGCCGACGGCGTTGAGGCCCTCGCGGTATTCGAGGCCGTCGATGACCGGGCGGCGGGGCTCGTACGCGGCGAGCTTCGCCAGGATCGGGGCGGCGGCGTGGACGGCGTTGGAGCCCATCCAACTGCGCGCCGAGTGGGCCCGCTCCCCCGCCGTCCGCAGGTGGACCCGGAGGGTGCCCTGGCAGCCGCCCTCGACCTCGCCGTCGGAAGGCTCCAGCAGCACGGCGAAGTCCCCGGCGAGCCATTCGGGGTGGGCGTCGGCGATGTGGCCGAGGCCGTTGAGGTGCGCGGCGACCTCTTCGTTGTCGTAGAAGATGAACGTCAGGTCGCGGTTGGGCTCGGGGACCGTCGCGGCGATCCGGAGCTGGACGGCGACGCCGGACTTCATGTCGGAGGTCCCGCAGCCCCAGAGGATCCCGTTCCCGTCGAGGCGGGAGGGGACGTTGTCGGCGATCGGCACGGTGTCGATGTGCCCGGCGAGGACGACGCGCTCGGGGCGGCCCAGGTCCGTGCGGGCGACGACGTTGTTGCCGTGGCGGTCGACGGTGAGGTGGGGCAGGGCGCGCAGGGCCGATTCGATCGCGTCGGCGAGGGCCTTCTCCTCCCCGCTGACCGAGGGGAAGTCGACGAGCCGGGCGGTGAGCGCCGGTCCGTCCAGGGTGAGGTCAAGGGTGCTGTCGGCCATGGGCCCGACCCTAAGGGACTTGGGTGGCGGCCCGGGCCGGACCCTCCAGTACGGTGGGCCCGTGCCCAGGACAGCCAGCCCTCGCCGACGACGCCTCCTCCGCTACGGGGCCGCCCTCGCCGTGCTCGCGGCGCTGGGCGGTTATCTGGCCGTGCAGTACGACTCGTCCGGGTCGAAGAATCCGCCGCGCTGTGTGGTGGAGGCGAAGGACGGGGACGGGGACGGGACGCAGCGTTACGAGATGAGCCTCGCCCAGGCCGTCAACGCGGCGACGATCTCCGCGGTCGGCACCACCCGGGGCATGCCCGAGCGGGCGGTGACCATCGCGCTGGCGACCGCGCTCCAGGAATCCACGCTCCGCAACATCGACTACGGGGACCGGGACTCGGTGGGCCTGTTCCAGCAGCGGCCCTCGCAGGGCTGGGGCACCGTGGAGCAGATCATGGACCCGGTCTACTCGTCGGAGAAGTTCTACGAGGGCCTGGCCGAGGTGCCGGGCTATTCGCGCCTCCCGCTGACCGTGGCCGCGCAGCGCGTGCAGCGCAGTGGGTTCCCGCAGGCGTACGCGAAGCACGAGCCGGACGCCGCCCTGCTGGCCGCCGCGCTGACCGGGCGCAGGCCGGCCTCGCTGAACTGCACCCCGTCGACGGCCACGGCGGACGGCCCGGGGGATGCCGCGCGGGTGCGGACCGAGCTGGTGCGCGCCTTCGGCAAGGATGTGCTGCCCGGCGCGGTGGCCGCGGGCGCGTCCGCGGCGTCGACCGTCTCGGTGCCGGTCCCGGCGGCCTCGGCGCGGTCCGAGGACAAGGGCGCTCCGCAGCGGGGCTGGGAGCTGGCGCACTGGGCCGTGGCACAGTCCGAGGCCCTGCGGATCGAGCGCGTGAGCTACGCGGACCGGGTCTGGGACGCCGGTTCGGGCTGGCGGACGGAACGCGCGAAGGGTAAGGAATCGGGCACGACGGCGGTCAGGATCCGGGTCGTTCAGTAGTACGCCCCGTCACCCGTAGGGACCCTGGTCGGCATGGCCCCGGACGTGTCCCGGGCGACTCCGCGCAACCTCGGGGACCTGCCCCCGTTCCCTTGCCGCGCAAGGGAAGTGACGGTTCATCGGGCTGCGGCGGTATGGATCGTTTGCCCGGGTTCTTCCGCTGCGGATAATCGGACCCATTACGCAGTCTTTACCTTCGCCCACCGCAACCTCCCCCTCCCCCCAAGCGGTTGTCACTGCGTCCGATCACCGGACAGACAGATCCGTGCACAACCCGCTGAAGGAGCATCATGTCCCTCCCCCTGACCCGTCGGATCGCTCGTGCCGCGCTGCTGATCGCCGCAGGCGCGGCCCCCGTGGTCGGTGCGGCCGGCGCCGCGAGCGCCGCAGAGCTCCCGGCGACCCCGGACCTGGGCGGACTGACCGCGCTGGACGGCGCCGGTCTCGGCAGCACCGTGGACAGCACCGTCCAGCAGGGCACCCAGGCGGCCGGCGACACCGGCGGCCGCCTCGTCGGCACGGCGGTCCCGGCCGCGGGCAAGACCATCGGCAAGTCCGCCGGGGTGGCCATCCCGGCCGCCCAGGAGACCGCCGGCCAGGCCGCGGGCAACGCGGGCCAGGCCGTGGGCGGCGTGGCCGAGGCCGCTGGCGGCGGCCTGCCCACGGACGCGCTCGGCGGCGGCCTGCCCACCGACTCCCTGACCAAGGGCGGCCTCCCGCTGGGCGGTCTGCCGATCGGCGGCTGATCCACCGCAGCACCCGCAGCACCGGAAACGCGCCGAGGGCCTCGGGAGTGCGCACTCCCGAGGCCCTCGGCGCGTCGCGCCGCCGCGCGGCGGCGACCGAGGTCAGGACAGGCGCTTGACCGCCGTCGCCACCCGCTCGTCGGTCGCGGTGAACGCCACCCGGACGAAACTCGCGCCCGCCGGGCCGTAGAAGTCGCCGGGCGCCACCAGGATGCCGAGCTCAGCGAGGTACGCCACGGTCTCCCAGCACGGCTCGTCGCGGGTCGCCCACAGGTAGAGGCTCGCCTCGCTGTGCTCGATCCGGAAGCCGTGCGCCTCCAGCGCCGCGCGCAGGGCGAGGCGCCGGTCCGCGTAGCGGGCGCGCTGCTCGGACACGTGCACGTCGTCGCCGAGCGCGGCGACGGCCGCGGCCTGGACGGGGGCGGGCGCCATCATCCCGCCGTGCTTGCGGATGAGCAGCAGCTCGCCCAGGACGGCCGCGTCGCCCGCGATGAACGCGGCCCGGTATCCGGCCAGGTTGGAGCGCTTGGAGAGCGAGTGGACGGCGACGATGCCGTCGTAGTGGCCGCCGCAGACGTCCGGGTGGAGCACCGACACCGGCTCGGCGTCCCAGCCCAGCTCCAGGTAGCACTCGTCGCTGAAGACCAGCACGCCGTGCTCGCGCGCCCAGGCGACGATCCGGGTCAGCTCGTCCTTCGACAGCACCTTGCCGGTGGGGTTGGAGGGCGAGTTGAGCCAGAGCAGCTTCAGCCCCGCCGGGTCCAGCTCGGTCGGGTCGTCGTAGACGACGGGCTCCGCTCCGCAGAGCCGGGCGCCGACCTCGTACGTCGGGTAGGCGAGCCGGGGGTAGGCCACCTTGTCGCCCGCTCCGAGCCCGAGCTGCGTCGGCAGCCAGGCCACCAACTCCTTGGACCCGACGACCGG from Streptomyces sp. CA-278952 carries:
- a CDS encoding ATP-binding protein, with translation MSLPLTRRIARAALLIAAGAAPVVGAAGAASAAELPATPDLGGLTALDGAGLGSTVDSTVQQGTQAAGDTGGRLVGTAVPAAGKTIGKSAGVAIPAAQETAGQAAGNAGQAVGGVAEAAGGGLPTDALGGGLPTDSLTKGGLPLGGLPIGG
- a CDS encoding enoyl-CoA hydratase/isomerase family protein — translated: MADEPANTVLYDVSEGLATITINRPGAMNAMNTAAKIALRDALLAASADAGVRAVLLTATGRAFCVGQDLKEHVATLSATREAGAGNALSTVREHYNPIVRAITGMAKPVVAGVNGVAAGAGFGFALAADYRVVADTASFNTSFAGVALTADSGVSWTLPRLIGQSRAADLLFFPRSVSAQDAYELGIVNRVVPAAELADEAAAVARALADGPTVAYAALKESMAYGAGHTLAEALEKEDELQTRAGASQDHTIAVEAFLAKEKPVYLGK
- a CDS encoding DNA-3-methyladenine glycosylase I, producing the protein MSGAALAAPDGGLRCPWGLSAEDYLAYHDNEWGRAVHGDDALFERLCLEAFQSGLSWITILRRRETFRTAFEGFRIEAVAKFTDADRERLLADPGIIRNKAKVDATLANAKVLADWSEGELDELIWSYAPDPAGRPAPRGLSDVPAVTPESTALAKALKKRSIRFVGPTTAYALMQACGLVDDHLADCVARGGGAAPR
- the folP gene encoding dihydropteroate synthase; this translates as MRSGALRLGRREFGPHEPVIMAIVNRTPDSFYDQGATFGDEPALARVEQAVAEGAAIIDIGGVKAGPGEEVSAEEEARRTVGFVAEVRRRHPSVVISVDTWRHDVGEAVCEAGADLLNDAWGGVDPKLAEVAARYGAGLVCTHAGGAEPRTRPHRIAYEDVMADILRVTVGLAERAVELGVRPDGIMIDPGHDFGKNTRHSLEATRRLGEMAETGWPVLVSLSNKDFVGETLDRPVKERVIGTLATTAVSAWLGARVYRVHEVAETRQVLDMVASVAGHRAPAVARRGLA
- a CDS encoding DivIVA domain-containing protein, with translation MARSEPDEVSAPGEMRVFWFLLLTMVVVVTAVTLAVVGGGGSAVLQDVPPDRFTDPLPATRPVGRADIEALRLPMAPRGYRMADVDEALSRLGAELAERDARIAELESALAGVQAAAVTTGTDLFKQPGDRPAEPGGHANSSGRAEEDGR
- the dapE gene encoding succinyl-diaminopimelate desuccinylase, with the protein product MADSTLDLTLDGPALTARLVDFPSVSGEEKALADAIESALRALPHLTVDRHGNNVVARTDLGRPERVVLAGHIDTVPIADNVPSRLDGNGILWGCGTSDMKSGVAVQLRIAATVPEPNRDLTFIFYDNEEVAAHLNGLGHIADAHPEWLAGDFAVLLEPSDGEVEGGCQGTLRVHLRTAGERAHSARSWMGSNAVHAAAPILAKLAAYEPRRPVIDGLEYREGLNAVGIEGGVATNVIPDACTVVVNYRYAPDRTEEEAVAHVREVFADCGVAEIVIDDHSGAAMPGLSHPAAQAFMTAVGGTARPKFGWTDVSRFGSLGVPAVNYGPGDPMYAHKRDEHVAVAKITHCEDRLRSWLTG
- a CDS encoding TIGR00730 family Rossman fold protein, producing the protein MGNAEDARIPEGAEVPEGAVSPEEQWLGPVLRRREQVQPGTTDQRLLDSEGDSEWVHTDPWRVMRIQSEFVEGFGALAELPSAISVFGSARTPDGSPEYEAGVQLGKALVDAGFAVITGGGPGAMEAANKGAREAKGVSVGLGIELPFESGLNPHVDIGVNFRYFFVRKTMFVKYAQGFVVLPGGLGTLDELFEALTLVQTGKVTRFPIVLFGTAYWGGLIDWLRDTVVAQGKASEKDLLLFHVTDDVEEAVTLVTKEVGR
- the dapC gene encoding succinyldiaminopimelate transaminase → MSAVSSRLPVFPWDKLAPYKSTAQAHPDGIVDLSVGTPVDPVPELIQRALVAAADSPGYPTVWGTEALRDALTGWVERRLGAVGVSHANVLPVVGSKELVAWLPTQLGLGAGDKVAYPRLAYPTYEVGARLCGAEPVVYDDPTELDPAGLKLLWLNSPSNPTGKVLSKDELTRIVAWAREHGVLVFSDECYLELGWDAEPVSVLHPDVCGGHYDGIVAVHSLSKRSNLAGYRAAFIAGDAAVLGELLLIRKHGGMMAPAPVQAAAVAALGDDVHVSEQRARYADRRLALRAALEAHGFRIEHSEASLYLWATRDEPCWETVAYLAELGILVAPGDFYGPAGASFVRVAFTATDERVATAVKRLS